A single genomic interval of Paralichthys olivaceus isolate ysfri-2021 chromosome 7, ASM2471397v2, whole genome shotgun sequence harbors:
- the LOC109624571 gene encoding AT-rich interactive domain-containing protein 3A-like, with product MMDYSKAQMSSFSEEGSSQSSPAGVKLEAVMEHLQRQQEAKREMNLQEKHLQAQLLFAQHASAARASVLFGKTDAQTYQDAQQAALRSHLSRMHQDEEDEDTDEEEQEMAGNEDDDEEDEEEDEQNGPHGQAKKPRLQQIPGFPFSSYSTPQSAAVKQMSESPPPVVKQEHEEKELLSPASQRAFTSPNGFTDWGYDEPLKQRGSAIWAEETDGGKLRGEPSRDFAKLYELDNDPQRKEFLDDLFVFMQKRGTPVNRIPIMAKQILDLYRLYKLVTEKGGLVEVINKKIWREITKGLNLPTSITSAAFTLRTQYMKYLYPFECEKKRLSSPGELQAAIDSNRREGRRPSYTNSLYRYSPSPSGAPHSLLSSPTMQSTPTLHNNLNSSASPNLKRNTDESPTPLIPTRLPMALALGQQQQQLAQAATLEHLRERLERGAAAAAADAPEKKMMRLAEEQQRLMQQALQQNLLAMASHFNPMNLKLNNGHESKQDLSLSISTNGAASISVSVEVNGTIYSGKLFAQKSAAAVASQAVTLAGTSGFSALSSSHSPSSSSSTSSKGPN from the exons ATGATGGATTACTCCAAGGCGCAAATG TCAAGCTTCTCCGAGGAGGGCAGTTCTCAGTCCAGTCCTGCTGGGGTGAAGCTGGAGGCGGTGATGGAACATCTGCAGAGGCAACAGGAAGCCAAACGGGAGATGAACCTCCAAGAAAAGCATCTTCAGGCTCAGCTGCTCTTCGCTCAGCACGCCTCAGCGGCCAGAGCCTCCGTGTTGTTCGGCAAAACGGACGCGCAAACTTATCAGGATGCTCAGCAAGCAGCTTTGCGCAGCCACCTCAGCAGAATGCAtcaagatgaagaagatgaagacaccgatgaggaggagcaggagatggctggaaatgaagatgatgatgaggaagatgaagaggaggatgagcagaATGGGCCACATGGACAGGCGAAGAAACCCAGACTCCAGCAGATTCCTGGCTTCCCCTTCTCTTCTTATTCCACACCTCAATCAGCTGCTGTGAAGCAAATGTCCGAATCTCCACCTCCAGTAGTAAAACAGGAGCATGAGGAGAAGGAGCTGCTGTCTCCTGCGAGTCAACGCGCCTTCACATCACCCAATGGCTTCACTGACTGGGGCTACGATGAGCCACTGAAACAA AGAGGAAGCGCTATCTGGGCCGAGGAGACTGACGGAGGGAAATTGAGAGGAGAACCATCGAGGGACTTTGCCAAA ctcTATGAACTGGATAATGACCCACAACGAAAGGAGTTTCTTGATGACCTCTTTGTCTTTATGCAGAAACGAG GAACTCCTGTGAACCGCATCCCCATCATGGCAAAGCAAATTCTGGACCTGTACAGGCTCTATAAGCTCGTGACAGAGAAGGGAGGCCTGGTGGAGGTCATCAACAAGAAGATCTGGAGAGAAATCACCAAAGGCCTCAACCTCCCCACGTCAATCACCAGCGCTGCGTTCACCCTCCGCACCCA GTATATGAAGTACCTGTACCCATTCGAGTGTGAGAAGAAGCGACTGAGTTCTCCTGGTGAACTGCAGGCCGCTATCGACAGCAACCGCAGAGAAGGCCGACGTCCCAGCTACACTAACAGCCTGTACCGCTACTCTCCCTCCCCGAGCGGTGCtcctcactccctcctctcctctcccacgATGCAAAGCACCCCGACTCTACACAACAACTTGAATTCATCCGCTAGTCCAAATCTAAAGAGAAACACAG ATGAGAGCCCCACCCCTCTTATACCCACTCGGCTGCCCATGGCTCTGGCCCtgggacagcagcagcagcagctggcacAAGCTGCCACATTGGAGCATCTCAGAGAGCGGCTGGAGCGAGGAGCTGCAGCCGCCGCAGCCGATGCTCCAGAGAAGAAAATGATGCGGCtggcagaggagcagcagcgccTCATGCAGCAGGCGCTCCAACAAAACCTCCTGGCCATGGCCTCTCACTTCAACCCAATGAACCTCAAGCTTAACAATGGACATG AGAGCAAACAGGATTTGTCTCTGAGTATCTCCACTAATGGAGCAGCCAGtatcagtgtgtctgtggaggTCAATGGAACTATTTACTCAG GAAAGCTGTTTGCCCagaaatctgctgctgctgtggcgtCGCAGGCCGTGACTTTGGCAGGAACCAGTGGTTTCAgtgccctctcctcctcacacagcCCCTCGTCTTCATCATCCACCTCCTCTAAGGGACCAAATTAA
- the LOC138410871 gene encoding uncharacterized protein, translating to MPYHDEEYPGQPLWQSVLLFCCKGMIEGIMVVLFFWLLVQVLFTKQLEVHLQILLLVGLIVFCLCLILGCVLCWRKSQICSAKDKDPVTPPPAEPVTFAQSSPPSAATTASRQQYEELDGDLLEYPSTFTSPAPSEGECPSLPFPNQARTASEQKEQQKSYFSFRRLSTPPLTSPLYKPIDPSHSSLPMFPKLALLSKTCNALQRRCSVTGDNISYSEHSRLTSPGAFSPSMPEEPIPLAPLIYGSSASCKQPASQTPCLHFTMAFSPEEQTLAVTVFSLSGTPHRLEDVSVLGSLPPLYPCPTQASVQSRLSTEPRSLVLLLKVNSVNELQRCTLRAAVYTREPQSLGGTTLGELEVECGGTDWRAEHPIHYMKELKPNKGKLKKSLISQHTPTHKGLSCPPQIFILLHYQSLAHRIKTTVLRADNLDKLAYMSAAPDYQVVINLHHDRTVISSRESKGGSCTVWNTSFLFDIPPGDISQLPLMLEFIIMQNHMDSEAKVLGRVVIGAAAADAGRAHWRDMCSLQMEQARWHNVEPQPQ from the exons ATGCCTTACCATGATGAAGAGTACCCTGGTCAGCCTCTGTGGCAGTCAGTGCTGCTCTTCTGCTGTAAGGGGATGATCGAGGGCATCATGGTCGTACTCTTCTTCTGGCTCCTGGTGCAGGTCCTCTTCACCAAACAACTGGAAG TTCACCTACAAATTCTCCTCTTGGTCGGCCTCATcgtcttctgtctctgtctgatcCTGGGATGTGTCCTGTGCTGGAGGAAAAGTCAGATTTGTTCAGCGAAAGACAAAGATCCTGTGACGCCACCTCCTGCTGAGCCCGTGACCTTTGCCCAGAGCTCACCTCcctcagcagcaacaacagcatcCAGGCAGCAGTATGAGGAGCTGGACGGAGACCTGCTGGAGTATCCCTCCACTTTCACTAGCCCTGCCCCTTCGGAGGGTGAATGCCCCTCTCTGCCATTTCCTAATCAAGCTCGAACTGCCTCTGAGCAGAAGGAGCAGCAAAAGTCTTATTTTTCCTTTCGCCGTCTCAGCACACCACCACTAACGTCACCGCTGTATAAACCCATAGATCCCAGCCACAGTTCCCTGCCCATGTTTCCCAAGCTGGCACTATTGTCCAAAACATGTAATGCTCTGCAGAGGCGGTGCAGTGTCACTGGAGACAATATATCTTATAGTGAACACAGCAGGCTCACCAGCCCTGGTGCTTTCTCTCCGTCAATGCCTGAGGAACCAATCCCACTGGCTCCACTGATCTATGGCTCCAGTGCCAGCTGCAAACAGCCAGCATCACAAACACCCTGCCTCCATTTCACCATGGCCTTCTCTCCAGAGGAGCAGACCCTGGCAGTCACCGTCTTCAGCCTCAGTGGGACGCCTCACAGACTGGAGGACGTGTCCGTGCTCGGCAGCCTGCCGCCTTTGTACCCCTGTCCCACACAGGCCTCTGTCCAGAGCCGCCTAAGCACGGAGCCACGCAGCCTTGTCCTGCTTTTGAAGGTGAACTCTGTGAATGAGCTCCAGAGGTGCACGCTCAGAGCAGCTGTGTACACCCGAGAGCCGCAAAGCCTGGGAGGCACCACGCTCGGTGAACTGGAGGTGGAATGTGGAGGAACAGATTGGAGAGCAGAGCATCCAATTCATTACATGAAAGAACTAAAACCAAACAAGGGGAAACTAAAAAAG AGTTTGATCTCCCAGCATACACCGACACATAAGGGGCTTAGCTGTCCTCCGCAGATCTTCATTTTGCTGCACTATCAGTCCCTGGCCCACCGGATCAAAACCACAGTCCTCAGAGCGGATAACCTGGACAAACTTGCATACATGTCAGCAGCACCAG AttaccaggtggtgatcaatcTGCATCACGACAGAACTGTGATCAGCAGCAGAGAGTCTAAGGGCGGCTCCTGCACTGTGTGGAACACCTCATTCCTGTTTGACATTCCTCCAGGAGACATCAGTCAGCTGCCCCTCATGCTCGAGTTCATAATCATGCAG AATCACATGGACTCAGAGGCTAAAGTTCTTGGTCGAGTCGTCATCGGTGCAGCGGCTGCAGATGCAGGCCGCGCTCACTGGAGGGACATGTGCAGTCTGCAGATGGAGCAGGCACGCTGGCACAATGTTGAACCACAACCACAATAG